The segment cataggtgtgctgcgtattctcggtgcactcgcgcactcgtcgcatggcgctctcgtccgtctcctggaggcgatcccacagcacgtagatcttctcgcgcatgtcatggattttggagcgcagctcctggatctgctcggcataactgttgcgcatctgccgcagccgctctagtgtctctggtgttagattgtggctcagatcgttcagtaggcgatcctctgcatcggtctggggcatcagctcgagcatcttcatgtcatgcttgatggccttgctcagctggtccagctccgtctggcgcactgcgcgctgagagcgcaggttgtcgagatggtcgcgaaagccgtccatctcatcgggcaggggcagcgggtccgccagtagagggagcggcagtgcgcccagctcttcgcagagctgctcatgctggagcagcagatcaccgatctccgcccgacgtttcgagaactcctcgcgcagatgctcaatgcttttgtccagcttcagctgccatatgatcagtggcacatcgtcgggcctctgaccaatgtccaccgtctcatggaggagtcgggtgaggtcgctggcctcggctcggagtgcggctatgtcatccaggatggccgcctgcttctcccgcgactcggtcagcagatccgtatagaaattatccgCTTGCGCCTTGAGCTTGTGCAGAAAGTCCTCGCATGGCTTCGGCTCGAACAAGAAGGACCacattgaatggagctgctccacatgctcgccagTCATCTCAAGAATaggaatttatttatttatttattaaattaacaaattatctgttaataatggtgctTAGTTACTTagggcggaaaaagataagttaaaagttagctaaatttaaatgattataaatattgcatgcaattagtttaagagacagatcaggggatagggtttgacagagggagttttaattatggcataaaaccctaaaaggttcatgatcagcataattagacctacatatgggtagacgggtaaaagtacgggtaggtctagatggaacggccaagtcaatctgacccaagagagtttgggagtcaacagtcccaagaaggagcttgtgcaccaACATTAcaccattgcatattctgcaaTGGTGCAACGatggcaggtcaataagatctagcctagaccggtagggtggcaagattctacccgagtcgcagttaaagttccgaagggcaaaaattaaaaattgcttttgcacggattcaataacagcctgctgctctttatactgcgggctccacacacaagaacaatactccaatataggacgtactaacgagatgtacagttgtttcgtaacgtacgggtcttcaaactccttggaccaacgcttgatgaacgctaaaacacccttagctttatttacagttgcagctatatgggtgttgaaacacatcttatgatcaaaaaagACTCCGAGagtgagacaaaatgaggagcgcgacggtaaaatgtcataagtttgcatttggaaaggttcagaaaaataagattagttgaacaccacaatagtagttcacttagatcaagttgaaggcgtgtgtgcaaataccaatcagaacgagggggaacgttgtgagttgctgcgtacaccgcaactctacagttatacccgatactaagtcagtatggctctcctgcggcagacgccgctaatattgaaccacacgacaaagagtgcctgcgagagagacagaaaatcagtctgagcgtgacgtcgggcgctgcgtggccactgcaaattgatttcttgcttttggctacaaaaatgatccgatctgatccagattcagcaatctcatagatatggtcattatctatgattctgcgtttttagttttctcgaatctgcaatattgtggatgcaacagattttcgttttttgcgggggcggaagggggtggggcgaaattctgagatatacgttttatagtgagatctaacagaagtgcggataccaaatttggttactctagccttaatagtctctgagatttgtggatgccccagattttcgtcctttgcggggcggaagggggtttggcgaaatttggacacgaaacggtcaaggtccgatatcacaggagtgtggataccaaatttggttgctctggctcttataggttctgagatccttgaactcatattttgcaattggcaaagccgaccatgaaacctgtgtgttagagagagacagagcgagaaagaatgaaattgttttcttgattctggctataataattatacgatctggttgagattttacactctagaacatatagtcatcctctacgattctgcatttttggttttatcgtatctttaaaaatgtggatgccacagattttcgtcatttgtgggggcggaagtgggcggggcgaagttttgaaatatttttgtagcagtgacatatcacagatgtctggattcaaaacatcgttgctctggctcttatagtctttgagcactaggcgctgaaggggacggacggacggacggacggacggacggacggacagacggacggacggacggacggacggacggacggacagacggacagacagacagggctcaatcgactcggctattgatgctgatcaagaatatatatactttatggggtcggaaacgattccttctggacgttacacatatccacttttaccacaaatctaatataccccaatactcattttgagtatcgggtataaaaagaaagaccgattttgacatcatcagcataaaTTAGTGTAGTTGAGTAttttataacttgaggaaggtcgttaacaaataaaataaacagaagcgggcccagatgacttccctgtggcacacctgaagtaacattaacagtatttgacaacacgttagaaaacaaaacacgttgagtacggttagagagataggacaaaatccaatcaagaagattcgttggaaaccctaataaagagcgcttttgaataagcagagcatggttcacagaatcgaatgccttgctgaagtccgtaaaaactacatccgtctgcaaaccaatttggaaaacacggtggattaggttagaaaactcaaggttagtcgatgttgaacgatgtctgaaaaaaccgtgttgcgacggagatatcaagctgcaacaaagatgttgcagttgccgggtgaccaggaactcaagaagcttcgggatggcggaaagctttgcgataccacgatagttttcaatatttgatcttgaaccttttttgtgcagcggaatgatgtaggactcattccaaattactgggagacaagactgttccaaggagaggttgaagagaaaggtcaagggtttgcaaagggactgggcacagtgttttaagatgcagcttggtaccttatctggacccgcagaaaacgatatgtccatagatgacaaaccttccagaacaacgctttcctcgaaaaagggcagaaaaatgctgttagcttgaggtagctggtactgggtcttgtattcgcgaatggaaggaatttatgtgatgtgtgcaggatttcgattgcacaatgtgttgctcaaggaaaatgcctccgcacagataagtgacgcctctcgtgttggcacaaattgcacaatgaaaattttgtgtgcttgatttgcctcatgcctcaaagcacaaaacaagttgattctgattgacgtgcggccaaaaaaacacctactttatattgcaaataagttccttcaaggttttccagttgtaaagataatttaggatgagaaatgtgtttactGTTGGGCAAATTGATCAGGGTGGAGCGGAAAGCGTTCTCCGTGGGATGATTGAACTCGATGCTAAAGTTCCGAATGAGTCGAGCGATGCCCAGCTCGAGCTCCATGTCCACGATGCGCTTTCCAACGCACATCCGGGGTCCAAATCCGAAGGGCAAGAACACAAACGGAttcttcagcttcaagtcatttGCCGGGCATTGCCCGTTGGAGTCTGTGGCGTTACGAATCCAACGTTCTGGCAGGAACTCAGCAGCCTTGGGGAAGTGCTCCTCGCTTGATAGCAAGCTCAGGGGAACCATCGACACACAGGTACCAGCTGGCACTTGGTATCCGCTCAAAACGCTGTCCCGATTGAGAAATCGGCCATTGCCGATGACCAAAGGATAGATCCGTTGTGACTCTTTGATGCAGGCACGTAGATAGGGAACGTTCTTCATCGATGCCTCAGTGAATTCGGAGTCCTTCTCGGGTAGAACCTTCATCACCTCTTCTCGGAGTACGGCCTGCTTCTCCGGATTCTTGGAAAGGCACAGCAAGGCCGCTGTAAAGGTACTTGAGGTCTGTAAAAAAAGGATGTATGAGATAAGGGTAAGTATGAGAACAACAGACTACGTACGGTATCCACTCCGGCCATTAGCATGTCCATGGCCATAACCGTCGCCACCTTTTTGTCGATCTTGAGCAGCTTTTCCAGTACACTCTGCTCGCTCTCAGGGCGGACAACACCCTCCTTGGCCTCTTTCTCTAGACGCTCTATAGCTTCGTCTACATACGCTGAAGTTATTTCTTGAACGCCATCTAGGGACTTCATTAGCTTCATTAGCTTGGGTGTTTTAACGTAACGCCAGATGGAGGGCTTCATCTCCAGATCGGCtgttaattcaaaaaaatCGTCCAGGTACTTGAAAAGTAACACAGCCTGGTCGTTATCGCCCGACTCTTTGAGCAGTCCCAACTGCTTGTCCAGAGCCACCACAGAGACTGACTCGAGGGTCCACCGATTTATAACGTTTAAGAAATCATCTGGAGCTTCCTGGGTATCGATATCACGGAGTGCTTTAATACTGTGAAGGGGGGAGAAAATACTTGAGCGTAAACAGTGATTTATTATTAGTCATACGCACCGTTGCACAAACTCCTGGTTCACTTGGGACATCTTCTTATAGTAAAGCCGCACGGTCTTCGGCTGCATTAGGACAAGATTTACAGCCGATCGAAAGTCGCTCCAGGTTTTTCCTGGTGTGGGTAAAGCTCCCTCCACTCCCTGGAATAAATCCTTTCTATGAGTCTTCCGATGATAGCGAAGAGTATCGCTGCCAGGCCGATTTCCTCCAGGCATAAAATTCCGAACAGTAGACAGAAAAGTTGTACTAGGAATCTGATCAAAGGGACGAGCTTGTAGCCACTCTGCATCATTTCTGGGCTCTGCTACAGCTGCTGTGGTCTGCCAACGCTACAAGAGATTTAAAAACGTATATCactgtgatatcggatctatatgtatgtagtagtttaagttgcttgatggcaacgagtaacatttatttgataagtatcttggacttaaaattataacagctccaagttttacaagtatgtttgtgactaattatatgcgtgtacgtctgatgcgtggctgaactgacaactgactgatctctctctcttgctatcggctctctcagagccgattactgctctatcccgacgacacgacgaaaacacgaccgcttcgtgtctctctctttccttcgtttcctacattcggctgtcctgacggaccattcgcctcggatgggtctagccaaggtttcatatattctgaaactgtagaggtcttatagggaccctcagtatccccaatcttctcgacttcgtaccttctatgattctttaccctaaccaccttatacggccctagatcctttccttttagctttaatccagtaccatactgagtacgcttgacagctactagctcattaacctcatactgtctatctagtttcctttttaagtcaaaactcttcttgttttcctgctgtaaccgtgcaatgttttcaactacttcctttctaattttttcgcggtccttgttcaactcttcgataagtgattcttccaatatttcttttatttttggatccattcctatacgcatgtctagcccagtcaatatcttgaaaggtgttaccttggtacttcgcggctcaacactgttgatcatttgctgtacttttcctagatgcttattccaactaccggaattaccctgacacaatttcgacaacataggcaccactatcttgtgcatcctttcgacttgaccattcccacgtggaacgcctgtggcaatcattaaatgctgtattttctctctctcacaatattcacgaaacaaattggacataaacgctgcacccttatccgtcactattctgttcggattaccaaaactagtcccctgaatttccaaacacttaacgacctcttcaacacctgtactacgtgtagaatataaccaaacaaacttagaaaatccatcaacgacaaccagtatataattgtactgttttttagtcatttccattggtccaacgtgatcaatgtgatacgtttgtaacggcctatcacccttgtctattggttgcaaataaccctcacgttttcctgtcttttcattgacaatgatacactcgacacaactatttattacgcgccatactttgttatttaacttcggaatataatacgacttttcaatgatatcttgtgtctttttaactgaaaaatgtccttgcttatgtgctattgatataatctcattttccaactgagctggtactacgataagctccttatccggatccttaaacaaaatttgattctgaatataataatcctcatattccttgtcctccacaatacttttaacagccttaacccaatcgtcggttagctgagcttctttcaaacgataagctatactttcggtcaccataaaacaagatacacgactcaacgcgtcaacgtgcctcatcttcgttcctgagcgatgttctataacataattaaaatcttgtaggtacatggcccaacgtgctactctcaaaggaacgtctttctttttgatcgtcattgtaaatgcattacaatctgtgacaattttgaaccttatacccaaaacgtatacacgccatttcgctaaagcttcgataattgccagaacctcaaggtcataagcaggatatttctcttcacatggcttagtcctacggctcatatattgaactggatggaattggctgtcttccaaactcttttgcagtaacacggctccatacccccattttgatgcatcattatggatttctgtctccaacttcgggttgtacatttctaaaacaggtctactaatcaatgctacctttagttgttcaaacgcaacctgatctatatccttaaattcaaatttaacatccttccgcagcagatctgtcaatggttttgcaataacagcataaccctcaataaactttcggagataagaagtcaatcctatgaaacgctgcactgtttttttatcaactggcactgggaagttttcgactgccctcgtcttctcatcacttggtcttatcgtattcttttctattatataccccagaaaattaaccttttgtcgtaacagctgacactttctccaatttatacgtagcccattcatttccgctatcttcagtacttttctcaactttaacaaaccctcttctatatcttgactacaaataataacgtcatccatatagactgctgctttATTATTCGTTACCAAATCTCGCAACACAGCCATTAgaaatctggtaaacaccgctggagaatttgaaattccaaatggtacatataaaaattcgaactgaccattctgagtcacaaaagacgtatatttttgagactcgacttctacagccacatggaaaaaaccattcgttaaatccaacgtggtgaaatactttgcaccctgcagtttctccaacactgtatccatatgtgacattggaaagttatcgcgaactattttctcattcagctttcggtaatcacagcatagtctcttgctaccgttctttttgggtaccaacactactggtgatgcatactccgatgtacttggctttataatcttctgagccagccactcttccacttgcttgtccacgatttcctgttcacacaacggtaatcgtctcggatgctggaaaactggtatctcatccactacTTGGaactttcctaccatacccctaacctctctagcatgtgcttcactgagatgaccaacatcaattgaaaactccttctcagcttcgtcaatacttgacatgcaaatgcctttatattcattaaacaattccacgcatgaggacgatgctacctgatcaagtttcttatctttatcctcgccacaatCTCTgcgaacaaatcttgttcctgtcttagaaacttgcatgtccacatgatccagaatagtccttcctaaaatggcttcaaaaccaatatccttgtctggaatgacatgaaattctacctccatttcaatttcatcgattttcactggtatcgaaaagctaccaaaagttacaacttgactatctccaatacctgttaaacatttctcctggccgatcagttcaagatttccaaatttcaaaaataccctcctgcgaattaaacacaaatctgctccagtatcaatcaaaccttggaataccaaattcgcgtacttaatatcctttaattccaaacctgatggagtgaaaatacctgacggcttatcaacgacttccttatctcgaataatgttcgtattcgatctcttttcttgtctggtttcgcccttgacattacagcttgcagcacggtgtcctggttggccacatttgaaacaacaaaaatcatttttgggacaatctttcctcaaatgcgatttgtctccacacttaaaacatttcctaaaattctctgccatcgaccctttcaccgaactctcacttttattactcagcggccaattcttactcatcggcttggatccgcctctagctttctggtaaacatcgatctgaaatttaagctcctttaagtttctagcttggtacagcattgccttacttgccctagcgtctggtataccatccacaaaatattcgattaaactctcatcatctagtttaattggcttggctatctccattaacgcatacaaaaactcatgcaacgactctccttttttctgctggcgcttttgcaacattctatgtacttctacggacgacagtttaacactaaactcatccaacagagctgccttcaacgaattccagttacgaatatcacgcaaactacgagcgaaagattttgctgcaccaactaacaactgcttggcataaatgaataattgtaattgactccattgaacagtagctgcgcattcttctaattcctctatccattgattgatgtcggggttattagaaccagaaaattgtgacacactaccttccccgtcttttagcgtaaaccaagatttatactctgcctgtcgcgtacctggttgaactgctacggtatcatccactgctgttactacggactcattctctgactcttcttcatcctcaactggaaagccgtgatgtattaatagtctatcttgcaaatcgcgctttcgtcccgtcgtctgcaacgcaagctctcttaacttctctcgcaaatctgcgactctcagtgtcattatctcttcaacttgcatcgtgacgatttaaatacaaaataattgatattagcttatatctaagaaaatgtaattaaatcaacttaaacaaccttattactgctggcctgttaacaattttccagttaacatggactccgaaaacgcctttaaagtcgtcactgttaacgatcgcttctctgttaacgctcaccttactatgggtttacccttgttaactctcgcttctgcgcagaactttccagactccaaatttgacgcacacacaccaccacatccagatctcgcttgcctgtcgatgtcgctgttgccgtcctctctttgttgccttgccttgctctcgctgttcgccgttagctcgttgtcgcttcccgaatcgtcgctgcttctgctgttacaaaatggtcgtctccttgctgcttgtctcttcttgtagttgtagtcaccgtccgacgcagtgcaacacaacaacaatcaatgttctttgattcttgctgtttgctgccgtcgttttgtcgcttctgcttcctttggaactaacgcactcagattgtcgtctctgtgccgcttgtctccttgtagctctagcctctcagacgcaatgcacaacaacaacaacgaaggttttgattcttgctgtgtttgctgccgtctgccgtcgttttgtcgctccagctctcttgaatgtctgctcacactaatgcgccttcttcgacgagtgtctctctcgcacttataggccagactgcaattcaatttcgcaccgcgaccgatctcttgtgtcaccagtctcgtgttcgccaaaatttccaagtacacgcacaaatctcacttgcaaatgttgttgtcttattttcggacgagcccccaatttgtagtagtttaagttgcttgatggcaacgagtaacatttatttaataagtatgttggacttaaaattataacagctccaagttttacaagtatgtttgtgacta is part of the Drosophila miranda strain MSH22 chromosome Y unlocalized genomic scaffold, D.miranda_PacBio2.1 Contig_Y1_pilon, whole genome shotgun sequence genome and harbors:
- the LOC117190815 gene encoding probable cytochrome P450 12a5, mitochondrial, which encodes MLKVRSGLSIIQAQKAALSVSSPLRWQTTAAVAEPRNDAEWLQARPFDQIPSTTFLSTVRNFMPGGNRPGSDTLRYHRKTHRKDLFQGVEGALPTPGKTWSDFRSAVNLVLMQPKTVRLYYKKMSQVNQEFVQRIKALRDIDTQEAPDDFLNVINRWTLESVSVVALDKQLGLLKESGDNDQAVLLFKYLDDFFELTADLEMKPSIWRYVKTPKLMKLMKSLDGVQEITSAYVDEAIERLEKEAKEGVVRPESEQSVLEKLLKIDKKVATVMAMDMLMAGVDTTSSTFTAALLCLSKNPEKQAVLREEVMKVLPEKDSEFTEASMKNVPYLRACIKESQRIYPLVIGNGRFLNRDSVLSGYQVPAGTCVSMVPLSLLSSEEHFPKAAEFLPERWIRNATDSNGQCPANDLKLKNPFVFLPFGFGPRMCVGKRIVDMELELGIARLIRNFSIEFNHPTENAFRSTLINLPNSKHISHPKLSLQLENLEGTYLQ